A single window of Lutzomyia longipalpis isolate SR_M1_2022 chromosome 1, ASM2433408v1 DNA harbors:
- the LOC129787581 gene encoding bystin: MGKAKKKNMKMGQVPAKMGLEEQIMESKMPKQKNRNKVRLKAEEGNYVDARMTKKILEVARKQQLESGDGGGGSEMFGPTPAEAADILKRLGSAPRLGKSTDSDDEDDDDVGNMPEVTESDFFEDIKVNDEDEKAIEMFQNKSGPKTKTLSEIIMEKIAEKQGELHTQLSDAGSLKIEELDPRVREMYEGVRDVMKKYRSGKVPKAFKVIPKLRNWEQILYITEPQHWSAAAMYRGTRIFSSVLSQSMAQRFYNLVLLPRIRDDLCEYKRLNSHLYAALRKALFKPAAFFKGIILPLLESGDCTLREAIIFGSIVARNQIPVLHSSACLLKICEMEYTGANSIFIRILLDKRYALPYRVVDAAVFHFLRFEHDKRTMPVLWHQSFLTFVQRYKNDISSEQKEVLLGLLRKQSHPKLTPEIRRELLAAKCRDIEVPIDQKMDEEYGKMDEIEYDPVFDAPMDSD, translated from the exons atgggaaaagcaaagaaaaagaacatgAAGATGGGTCAAGTGCCGGCCAAGATGGGCTTGGAGGAGCAAATAATGGAAAGTAAGATGCCCAAGCAGAAGAATCGCAACAAAGTCCGCTTGAAGGCTGAGGAAGGAAAT TACGTCGATGCCAGGatgacaaagaaaattctcgagGTGGCTAGGAAGCAGCAGTTGGAAAGTGGAGACGGAGGCGGTGGGTCTGAAATGTTTGGACCCACCCCAGCGGAGGCTGCGGATATTTTAAAGAGACTAGGAAGTGCTCCGAGGCTGGGAAAATCCACTGATTCAGACGatgaggatgatgatgatgttggAAATATGCCAGAAGTTACAGAAAGTGATTTCTTTGAGGACATCAAAGTCAACGATGAGGATGAAAAGGCCATTGAGATGTTTCAGAATAAGTCTGGACCGAAGACGAAGACACTCTCGGAGATAATCATGGAGAAGATTGCAGAGAAACAGGGAGAACTTCATACACAACTGTCAGATGCAGGCTCactgaaaattgaagaactCGATCCACGAGTGAGGGAGATGTATGAAGGAGTGAGGGATGTTATGAAGAAGTATCGCAGCGGAAAAGTTCCCAAGGCCTTCAAAGTTATtccaaaattgagaaattgggAGCAGATATTGTATATAACTGAGCCACAACACTGGAGTGCTGCTGCCATGTACAGGGGTACGAGAATTTTCAGCTCTGTCCTTTCGCAATCAATGGCACAGAGATTCTACAATCTCGTTCTCCTTCCGCGTATTCGGGATGATTTGTGTGAATACAAGCGACTCAATAGTCATCTGTATGCTGCCCTCCGGAAGGCTCTATTCAAGCCAGCAGCTTTCTTCAAGGGTATCATTCTGCCTCTTCTCGAATCCGGAGATTGCACCCTACGTGAAGCAATTATCTTTGGCAGTATTGTCGCTCGCAATCAAATTCCCGTTCTTCACTCATCTGCGTGTCTCCTGAAGATTTGCGAAATGGAATATACCGGAGCCAATTCAATCTTCATTCGTATTCTCCTGGATAAGCGCTATGCTCTACCCTATCGAGTTGTTGACGCTGCTGTTTTCCACTTTTTGCGCTTTGAGCATGATAAAAGGACCATGCCGGTGCTGTGGCATCAGAGCTTCCTCACCTTTGTGCAGAGGTATAAAAATGATATCTCATCGGAACAGAAGGAAGTACTTTTGGGACTTCTCCGGAAGCAATCTCATCCAAAATTAACTCCAGAAATTCGTCGGGAGCTACTGGCGGCCAAATGCAGGGACATTGAAGTGCCAATTGATCAGAAAATGGATGAGGAATATGGGAAAATGGATGAGATTGAGTATGATCCCGTCTTCGATGCACCCATGGATAGTGAttga
- the LOC129787524 gene encoding transcription termination factor 2, with protein sequence MSSTSEDSANESNGEELELPETDLEESVIIPRKTGRRMRVMSSSEEDDDPVILSPKTRRSIGIRHPMRLAASDESDSDLLESEDELESEHSSREPSHIENSNGPEEDTPTGPPSENTMDSRNASRRMRLKSSSEEEDDAASENSESDLEEELDSVPSVMKEMTDKIDSVTSPDASATEPSHPENSDAPEEDTPTGPPRDSTFKEPTPSSFEKSVFGKIQSTPCATGNTSSKSRNRQQNDMKEISKRLVNLDITTDEIILLSDDSTNDSNKQLVSPAVLNAEKQKLEKLFQDQQKTMELYKKMRQNLPDKGAQLLKKNKSIEEEVERQLERISQLSIKEDAEESSKMVKNAVQEQGAVCVELLDDGNEFKEREAKLTTQRGLKMLETKKKITVGTIEGILQSLKETPSEDMLMDDPKGLKVTLMDHQKYALTFMTWREKNRPRGGILADDMGTGKTLTMISLMLQDKMMKEKDGSDDGESPSTWKKRDSNNLYNGGTLVVCPASLMQQWCGEVKTKCVPKALQGYQQHGSYRESKARRLAKYDLVITTYDTLSSEFKNGGAIFGVKWHRVILDEGHIVRNHKTMMAKACFELVSRNRWVLTGTPIQNSVKDMFSVIKFLECEPFCDIHYWNIFIGDKTCKAEGYKRLNTILKLILLRRTKAELQAKNILPSLPSKEIKTVAVSLTQDENILYQKFLICSKALFAEFLSQRNIRIDNDAVSKKMWQIFDNIQSNMHSGPVSTTLIFVLILRLRQICCHPGLMHINSKENDQDLNASSGGEGSAVGINLVDVIERMDVDGATEDARNLRKINKAVYTLSNPSSKIAAVISEAINIIESTDDKIVIVSQWASLLNIIGMHLSQRGLGYLLLTGATKISDRGPIIENFNDPDHPTRVFLLSLATGGVGLNLIGGNHLFVVDPHWNPQLEFQAHDRVYRMGQKKNVQVLKFVTSATVEERVVSIQQKKVEVSDAVLTGVSKIKKSGLSMADLRKLFDM encoded by the exons ATGAGTTCTACATCCGAAGATTCCGCTAACGAATCTAATGGGGAGGAGCTGGAATTGCCGGAAACAGATCTTG AGGAGTCTGTCATCATACCTCGAAAAACCGGGAGGAGGATGCGAGTGATGTCCTCATCAGAGGAAGATGATGATCCGGTAATTCTTTCGCCGAAAACTCGACGTTCCATTGGTATCCGGCACCCGATGAGATTAGCAGCTTCCGATGAGTCTGATTCGGATCTTCTCGAGTCCGAAGATGAGTTAGAATCGGAACATTCATCGAGAGAACCGTCACACATTGAGAACTCTAATGGCCCGGAAGAGGACACCCCCACAGGTCCTCCAAG tGAAAACACTATGGATTCTCGAAATGCCAGTAGAAGGATGCGACTGAAGTCATCATCAGAGGAAGAAGATGATGCAGCATCTGAAAATTCCGAATCAGATCTTGAGGAAGAGTTGGATTCAGTACCTTCTGTCATGAAAGAAATGACGGACAAAATCGACTCAGTAACGTCGCCAGATGCTTCAGCAACAGAACCATCTCATCCCGAAAATTCTGATGCTCCAGAAGAGGACACCCCGACAGGTCCCCCGAG GGATAGCACTTTTAAGGAGCCTACACCATCAAGCTTTGAGAAGAgtgtttttgggaaaattcaatcaacTCCCTGTGCTACTGGAAATACTTCTTCGAAATCCCGGAATCGCCAGCAGAATGATATGAAGGAAATAAGCAAGAGATTGGTCAATCTGGACATCACAACCGATGAGATTATCTTGCTATCCGATGACTCCACCAATGATTCGAATAAGCAACTTGTGTCCCCTGCAGTGCTGAATGCTGAGAAGCAAAAACTCGAGAAGCTATTTCAAGATCAGCAGAAGACCATGGAATTATACAAGAAGATGAGACAAAATCTTCCGGATAAAGGGGCTCAATTgctgaagaagaataaatccaTCGAGGAAGAAGTTGAGCGGCAGTTGGAACGTATTTCCCAGCTCAGCATTAAGGAGGATGCTGAGGAGAGTAGTAAGATGGTGAAAAATGCTGTGCAGGAACAGGGAGCAGTGTGCGTGGAGCTTCTGGATGATGGCAATGAGTTCAAAGAGCGTGAGGCAAAGCTCACTACACAACGAGGCCTTAAAATGTTGGAGaccaagaagaaaatcacCGTGGGGACAATTGAGGGTATCCTGCAATCCCTAAAGGAGACCCCAAGTGAGGATATGCTAATGGATGATCCAAAAGGACTGAAGGTTACTCTTATGGATCATCAAAAGTATGCACTGACCTTCATGACGTGGAGAGAGAAGAATAGACCGAGAGGAGGGATCCTAGCAGATGACATGGGCACAGGGAAAACACTCACAATGATAAGTCTAATGCTACAGGATAAGATGATGAAGGAAAAGGATGGAAGTGATGATGGAGAGAGCCCCTCAACGTGGAAGAAGAGAGATTCCAATAATCTCTACAATGGCGGAACTCTGGTTGTTTGTCCGGCAAGTTTGATGCAGCAGTGGTGCGGAGAAGTTAAGACTAAATGCGTGCCAAAAGCTCTGCAGGGTTACCAGCAGCACGGATCCTATCGTGAGAGTAAAGCCCGCCGTCTGGCTAAATATGATCTCGTTATCACAACGTATGATACGTTGAGCTCGGAATTTAAGAATGGTGGAGCAATCTTCGGGGTAAAGTGGCATCGTGTGATCCTCGATGAAGGGCATATTGTCAGGAATCACAAGACAATGATGGCAAAGGCGTGCTTTGAGCTTGTTTCACGAAATCGTTGGGTCCTCACGGGAACACCCATACAGAACTCCGTCAAAGACATGTTTTCAGTCATAAAATTCCTCGAATGTGAACCCTTCTGTGACATCCACTACTGGAATATCTTCATTGGAGACAAAACCTGCAAAGCTGAGGGATACAAGAGGCTCAATACGATTCTAAAGCTCATTTTGCTGCGTCGTACCAAGGCTGAGCTGCAGGCTAAGAATATTCTCCCGAGTTTGCCGAGTAAAGAGATTAAGACTGTCGCAGTTTCACTGACACaagatgaaaatattctctaCCAAAAG ttcCTGATATGCTCAAAAGCTCTGTTTGCTGAATTTTTGAGCCAGCGGAATATCCGCATTGATAATGACGCTGTTTCTAAGAAGATGTGGCAAATTTTTGATAATATCCAATCCAACATGCATTCCGGACCGGTATCCACAACGCTGATCTTTGTCCTCATTCTCCGGTTGAGACAAATTTGCTGCCATCCCGGATTGATGCATATTAATTCAAAGGAAAACGATCAAGATCTCAATGCATCGAGTGGAGGAGAGGGCTCTGCGGTTGGGATTAATTTGGTGGATGTTATTGAACGAATGGATGTGGATGGTGCCACCGAAGATGCACGGAATTTacgaaaaatcaacaaagcCGTGTACACATTGAGCAATCCGAGCTCGAAAATTGCAGCAGTGATATCAGAAGCAATCAATATCATTGAGAGTACTGATGATAAGATTGTTATTGTCTCCCAATGGGCATCACTACTTAACATCATTGGGATGCATCTGTCACAGAGGGGGCTTGGCTATCTACTTCTCACGGGAGCAACGAAGATTAGCGATCGTGGAccaataattgaaaatttcaatgatccTGATCATCCAACGAGGGTGTTCCTGCTGTCTCTGGCAACAGGTGGAGTTGGATTGAATCTGATCGGTGGCAATCATCTGTTTGTCGTTGATCCCCACTGGAATCCCCAATTGGAATTCCAGGCGCACGACCGAGTCTACCGGATGggacaaaagaaaaatgtccaAGTGCTGAAATTTGTCACCTCAGCCACCGTAGAGGAGCGTGTGGTCTCAATTCAGCAGAAGAAGGTGGAAGTGTCAGATGCAGTCCTCACGGGAGTGAGTAAGATCAAGAAGTCCGGTCTGAGCATGGCGGATCTACGAAAGCTCTTCGACATGTAA